In the Anaerostipes caccae L1-92 genome, TATCTCCCTCTCCAGACGGCTGGCCAGCATCTTGGAAGATCCCATACCGCTGGAACATACCACCAGCACCCGGAATGTCTTCTTTGTAATGTTGTCCAATGATACCGCAAAATATAATACCAGATACCCTATCTCATCATCCGGAAAATAATCATCCGGAAATACTTTTCTGACCGTATCTTTTATAATGGAAAACAGCTGCGAATAATCTTTTTCAATGTCGCGGATAATTGGATTCGAGATACTCATTCCGCTCCTTGTCCGCACCAGGGCTTTATCGATATGCGTCAGCAGTCCGTCCATAAGCTTTGTATCCTGGCTCAGAGTAATGCCCATACGCCCTTCCACCAGTTCTACAAACTCTTCAATCTTTGGCTTGAGCACAAAATTTTTGACAAACACATTTTCATTGTTCCTTTTTCCGACACTGATATCCATAACCCACAGAAGATATTCTTTTTCTGCCTCGTCCAGGGAAATGGAATATTTCTTTTCCAGCATCCGGATCAATGCGGCGACAACCTTCTTCTGGTTCTTGTCCACTTGTTCCACAGTAAAATCTGTACTGTATTTCCTGTTTCCGATCTTGTGTCTGCGGATCAGCAGTGACACCAGCATGACTAATTCTGCATAGTTCTGGTCAAGTATCTGATAATTTTTTTGGATCAGTTTATGGCTGATATCTCTTAATATTTTTTCACATGTCTGAAACAGGTCCATATAACCATATTCATCCAGCTTCTGCATAAAAGGATGAAACTGCCTGACATTCCCTGCAAGCCAGTGTACGATCACATCCACATCTGTGTTTTTCATGATGATATTGACCATCAGATGATCCCTCGCCACCTGCTCACCGCTCAGGCAGATTCCATCTCCCTTTTTTGAGATTAATTTAATATTGTACTCCGGAAGAATTTTCTCAATCTTTTTCAGATCATTCCTGATTGTCGGGAGGGATGTACCCATATCGATTGCCAATGCTTCTGTCTTCATGAAGTCATCCTGATGAAGCAGTTCTAAGAGAACCAAATACATTCGTTCCTTAGGGTCTACTACCTGGAGTTTTTTATGTTCCCCTAATTCTGTCTGGAGTTTCTGAATAGGTTCAGGCAGACCGACAGCCCAGATTCCTTTTTTACTCACCGTTTCCAACGTAATCTGATACTGCCTTAACACTTCTGTCACCTCAGGGATTTCCCGGTATACGGTCCTCTCTGAGACATTCATCTTGTTGGCAATATCTTTCATGGTTACGAAACCACGGCTGCTTAAGACAATCTGTATGATATCTTTTACACGATTAGACATCAGCATAATTTTGCAGCTCCTTTACTTAGAAGGCGCCATAATTCTTCAATTATGGCGCCGCAGTCTGACTTATTCAGCCATGTCTTTAATCTTCTTGGCAATTGCTGCCTGTTCAGCAGCATCCAGGAAGTTTTCGATCGCAATGACCGGTACTCCCGCAGGAGCCGCACTCTTCGCAGCTTCATATAAGTTTTCGTTTGTAACAATAACATCGATGTCTGCCGGTATCTGATGAATAGATACATGATTTACATCTATGTACATTCCGATCTTATTCAGCTGTGTCTTCAGCATGGAAGCTCCCATGGCACTGGATCCCATTCCTGCATCACATGCAAATGCTACCTTTTTAACCTGGCGTTTTGGAAGCTCTGCATCGTCTGCTACAACAGCTTTCTTTTCTTCTCCAGGAGCGCTGTGACTTTCAACAAACTGGCTCATATCTAGTCCGCCTACTTCTCCGACCTCATCTTCCGGCGTCTTATCGCGTTTAAGGAAGAATGCAACGATAGCGAACGATACGATCGCGGCTATGACATATCCGGCCAGGTTGACGAACAGCTTTCCTTTCGGTGACATAATTGCCAAGGCAATGATTGATCCAGGTGATACTGCTGCAACGGCACCACCGCCCATGATCTGGAACCAGAATAACGCTGCGATGGAACCGCAGATCGGTCCAAGAATAGTAACAGGTTTAATCAAAGCATAAGGGAAAGATACTTCACCGATACCACCGATGATCTGAATGATCGCTGCACCAGGTGCAGATTTCTTTGCCATACCTTTTCCAAAGCACATAAATGCAAGTACAAGTCCTGCCCAGTTACCGCTGTTTGCCTCTACAAGATACAGAATAGATTTTCCTGTCTCTGCAGCCTGTTCAATCGCAAGCGGAGTAAAGATACCGTGATTGATCGCGTTGTTTAAGAACAATACCTGTCCTGGTACAACGAAGATTGGTGTGAATGGAAGGATGCTGTGATCGATCGCAAAGTTAACACCGACTGTTAAGACACTTGTAATACCTGCAAAAAGCGGTGTGATTACAACGAATCCCGCGATCATCATCAGTGCTCCAATGATACCCATGGAGAAGTTGTCTACTAACATTTCCAGACCTGGTTTTACACGTCCTTCTAACAATTTGTCAAACTGCTTGATGATCCATGCACCGAGAGGTCCCATGACCATACCACCGATCATCATGGTTGCTTCTGAACCAATGACAACACCG is a window encoding:
- a CDS encoding PTS mannitol transporter subunit IICB, whose protein sequence is MASSFKAKVQKMGGFLSGMVMPNIGALIAWGIITALFIPTGYFPNEKMNELVGPTLKFLIPLLFGYTGGHTVYGRRGAVAGTLATIGVVIGSEATMMIGGMVMGPLGAWIIKQFDKLLEGRVKPGLEMLVDNFSMGIIGALMMIAGFVVITPLFAGITSVLTVGVNFAIDHSILPFTPIFVVPGQVLFLNNAINHGIFTPLAIEQAAETGKSILYLVEANSGNWAGLVLAFMCFGKGMAKKSAPGAAIIQIIGGIGEVSFPYALIKPVTILGPICGSIAALFWFQIMGGGAVAAVSPGSIIALAIMSPKGKLFVNLAGYVIAAIVSFAIVAFFLKRDKTPEDEVGEVGGLDMSQFVESHSAPGEEKKAVVADDAELPKRQVKKVAFACDAGMGSSAMGASMLKTQLNKIGMYIDVNHVSIHQIPADIDVIVTNENLYEAAKSAAPAGVPVIAIENFLDAAEQAAIAKKIKDMAE
- a CDS encoding BglG family transcription antiterminator translates to MLMSNRVKDIIQIVLSSRGFVTMKDIANKMNVSERTVYREIPEVTEVLRQYQITLETVSKKGIWAVGLPEPIQKLQTELGEHKKLQVVDPKERMYLVLLELLHQDDFMKTEALAIDMGTSLPTIRNDLKKIEKILPEYNIKLISKKGDGICLSGEQVARDHLMVNIIMKNTDVDVIVHWLAGNVRQFHPFMQKLDEYGYMDLFQTCEKILRDISHKLIQKNYQILDQNYAELVMLVSLLIRRHKIGNRKYSTDFTVEQVDKNQKKVVAALIRMLEKKYSISLDEAEKEYLLWVMDISVGKRNNENVFVKNFVLKPKIEEFVELVEGRMGITLSQDTKLMDGLLTHIDKALVRTRSGMSISNPIIRDIEKDYSQLFSIIKDTVRKVFPDDYFPDDEIGYLVLYFAVSLDNITKKTFRVLVVCSSGMGSSKMLASRLEREIPEIYVRKIVSLVGLGEEDLNDYDLILSTIPLYLKDREYLKVSPLLNDNELEIVKEKIRRHKHQTLRKIEEQERKAAELESSNSIVSLKQLKQLTTWAVDLLAEFHVYEINNLKDENHLFSNLEHTIWEAGIFIGEQEIKNYVIRHGNECRFTIPTTEISYFECYLKKIKKPLLFVYHLKEKRMVDPQEGDAVSNIIFFFYPTEMEEVQQMFLRYITELIIEDRDVMKLIEKGDEEEIRQCFGHRFRHYIGESI